In the genome of bacterium, the window GACGATCACCTGCTCCAGGTAATCGACCCCTCGCAACTGATCGACGATCCCCTTCAGGGCCACGTCCTTCAGCTCCGAATGAAGGCACGGCAGGACCAGCGCTACGGGGCGGTCGTTTCCATGGGTCGCCAGGTCGCGCTCGAGGCGCTGCAGATCGGCTCGCCCCAGCCGATGCAGGGTGCTGATCACGCCAGTCTGGTGGAAGTCCGCCATCGGGGCTGAACCCTCGCATCGCCTTGCCCTTCCAGCAAGCCCCCCGGGGGTAAAACAGCGTTTGCAGGGCTTCCTCAAGCGACCGGGCCTCTACGCCGAACAGGTCCTCACGGGTGCGCAACGTGCCCGCTAACTCCAGGAGCCGACAAGCCATGGGAAAGGCTGCCGACCGTCGCAAGTATCCGCGGATCGCGACCGACCAGGTCATCTCGTTCGCGCACGTCGACAACAACGACCAACTGGCGATCGGCCGGGACGTCTCGACCGGCGGCATCCGCTTCGAAGCGGTCGGTTGCGAACTCGACCTGGGCGACACGATCCGCGTCACCTTCAACGTCGGCAATCAATC includes:
- a CDS encoding PilZ domain-containing protein produces the protein MGKAADRRKYPRIATDQVISFAHVDNNDQLAIGRDVSTGGIRFEAVGCELDLGDTIRVTFNVGNQSIVAVGEVVWAIETDPITLDIGLEFRDIDPDSLRMIEETAEILPSI